In Hymenobacter aquaticus, a single window of DNA contains:
- a CDS encoding DUF4230 domain-containing protein — MPLARLLRRLLPLLFLVALGWFLWKKVQPALFDFENPLSPEPRVTVTHNTVLTKIEALGRLELVRYQFKDVVEYRKSTYRFLPDSKVALIVAGNAIGCLDLRKVKAQDVVFEGDSVVRVALPAAELCTWQVDHSQSRVYSTQNSFFNDAELVDEGYKYAEKNVQRAALQSGILAQTTQNAEQILRPMLETMTGRRVVLTQQTAAPLVPQRR; from the coding sequence ATGCCCCTTGCCCGTTTGCTTCGCCGCCTGCTGCCCCTGCTGTTTCTGGTGGCCCTGGGGTGGTTTCTCTGGAAGAAAGTCCAGCCCGCTTTGTTCGACTTCGAGAATCCGCTGAGTCCCGAGCCGCGCGTGACGGTGACCCACAACACGGTGCTGACCAAGATTGAAGCTTTGGGCCGGCTGGAGCTGGTGCGCTACCAGTTCAAAGACGTGGTGGAGTACCGCAAGAGCACTTACCGGTTTCTGCCCGACTCGAAGGTGGCCCTCATCGTGGCCGGCAACGCCATTGGCTGCCTGGACTTGCGCAAGGTGAAGGCCCAGGACGTGGTATTCGAGGGCGACTCGGTGGTGCGCGTGGCCCTGCCCGCCGCCGAGCTGTGCACTTGGCAGGTCGACCACAGCCAGAGCCGGGTATACAGCACCCAGAACTCGTTTTTCAACGATGCCGAACTGGTGGACGAAGGCTACAAGTACGCCGAGAAGAATGTGCAACGCGCCGCGCTGCAGTCGGGCATCCTGGCCCAGACGACGCAGAACGCCGAGCAGATCCTGCGCCCCATGCTCGAAACCATGACCGGCCGCCGGGTGGTGCTGACCCAGCAGACGGCTGCGCCGCTGGTGCCGCAACGGCGGTAA
- a CDS encoding regulatory protein RecX, which produces MYSEQPKKKFYTPGEALPKIAAYCAYQERTTKEVEAKLREYGLNEDEAGEIVIRLSREKLLDEERFAKSFVRGKVGIKKWGRRRITQELKQKGLSDYCIKAGLKEIDGDVYYQNLVDTLEKRNRVEKEGNQRLRRQKLTMFLTVKGYENDLIKMALDDLGKEPEGEE; this is translated from the coding sequence ATGTATTCAGAGCAACCTAAGAAGAAGTTTTACACCCCCGGCGAGGCCCTGCCCAAAATTGCGGCTTACTGCGCCTACCAGGAGCGCACGACCAAGGAAGTAGAGGCCAAGCTGCGCGAATACGGCCTGAACGAGGACGAAGCCGGCGAAATCGTCATCCGCCTGAGCCGGGAAAAGCTGCTCGACGAGGAGCGCTTCGCCAAGTCCTTCGTGCGCGGCAAAGTCGGCATCAAGAAGTGGGGCCGCCGCCGCATCACCCAGGAGCTCAAGCAGAAAGGCCTGTCCGACTACTGCATTAAGGCCGGCCTGAAGGAAATCGACGGCGACGTATACTACCAGAACCTAGTGGATACCCTGGAAAAGCGTAACCGCGTCGAGAAGGAAGGCAACCAGCGCCTGCGCCGCCAGAAGCTCACGATGTTCCTGACGGTGAAAGGCTACGAAAACGACCTGATCAAAATGGCTTTGGATGATCTGGGCAAGGAGCCGGAAGGGGAGGAGTAG
- a CDS encoding MFS transporter, with protein MEENRRALRFLFTANAISGFAQGISMLAVPWYFARQGASGTFNLVYALVTFVSLFWGMYAGALVDRFDRKRVFLVTNIVEGAILLGVAAYGFWHGSLPMAGILLAFTTTVFGYGIHYPNLYAFAQEISRPEDYGRITSTIEIVGQATSVVSGALAALLLEGLPLGGQYQLLGTTLTLPFAVRAWPMHQIFLLDGLTYVVAVVLIAGIRHTPVLAAQVELGTLWKRLRTGITYLREHRTIWLFGLFSFSVFVGLLVELNALMPMYIHNHLQAGAGAFGAAEVTYALGALSAGLFVQRVFLRQPPVRSIIVLMLVAGLGFGGAAATRSVGLFLAFHLVLGFTNAGTRILRVSYLFAHVPNEVSGRVNSIFNVANVLLRTGFILLFTLPLFTRGTNVVWGYAALGAFIVASALVLAARYQELANPVPTPTATGA; from the coding sequence GTGGAAGAAAACCGTCGGGCCCTGCGCTTTTTGTTTACCGCCAACGCCATTTCGGGCTTTGCGCAGGGCATTTCTATGCTGGCCGTGCCCTGGTACTTTGCCCGGCAGGGCGCGTCGGGCACCTTCAACCTGGTGTACGCCCTGGTCACGTTTGTCTCCCTGTTCTGGGGCATGTACGCCGGGGCCCTGGTCGATAGGTTCGATCGGAAGCGGGTGTTTCTGGTCACCAACATCGTGGAGGGCGCTATTCTGCTGGGCGTGGCCGCCTACGGGTTCTGGCACGGCTCCCTGCCGATGGCCGGCATTCTGCTGGCCTTCACCACCACCGTGTTTGGCTACGGCATTCATTACCCCAACCTCTACGCCTTCGCCCAGGAAATCAGCCGGCCCGAGGACTACGGGCGCATCACGTCCACCATCGAAATCGTGGGGCAGGCTACGTCGGTGGTGAGCGGGGCCCTGGCCGCGCTGCTGCTGGAGGGCCTGCCGCTGGGCGGGCAGTACCAGCTGCTGGGCACCACCCTCACGCTGCCATTTGCGGTGCGGGCCTGGCCCATGCACCAGATTTTCCTGCTCGACGGGCTGACCTACGTGGTGGCCGTGGTACTCATTGCCGGCATTCGGCACACGCCCGTGCTGGCGGCGCAGGTGGAGCTGGGCACGCTCTGGAAGCGGCTGCGCACGGGCATCACCTACCTGCGGGAGCACCGCACCATCTGGCTGTTCGGGCTGTTTTCCTTCTCGGTGTTCGTGGGTTTGCTCGTCGAGCTGAACGCCCTGATGCCGATGTACATTCACAACCACCTGCAAGCCGGGGCCGGGGCTTTCGGGGCGGCCGAGGTAACCTACGCCCTGGGCGCGCTGAGTGCGGGCCTGTTTGTGCAGCGCGTGTTTCTGCGGCAGCCGCCGGTGCGCTCCATCATCGTGCTGATGCTGGTGGCGGGGTTGGGCTTTGGCGGGGCGGCGGCTACCCGCTCGGTGGGGCTGTTCCTGGCTTTTCACCTGGTGCTGGGCTTTACCAACGCCGGGACGCGCATTCTGCGGGTCAGCTACCTGTTTGCCCACGTTCCGAATGAAGTCAGCGGGCGGGTGAACAGTATTTTCAACGTGGCCAACGTGCTGCTGCGCACCGGCTTTATTCTGCTCTTTACCCTGCCCCTTTTCACGCGCGGCACCAACGTGGTGTGGGGCTACGCGGCCCTGGGAGCCTTCATCGTGGCTTCGGCGCTGGTGCTGGCAGCACGCTACCAGGAGCTGGCCAACCCCGTGCCCACGCCCACTGCTACCGGGGCCTAA
- a CDS encoding DMT family transporter, translated as MPLTQGARYMLLSTALFALMNVCVKLLSHLPPLEIILFRSILSVLLSYAMLRALRIRPWGSNHFYLVARGITGVLSLILYYFTLQKMPLATAVTIQYLAPIFTAILGIFIVKESVRPWQWVFFLLSFLGVLVVEGVDTRADPLYLALGVASALFAGFSYNSIRKLKGKENPLVVVFYMPLVALPIAAGYCLLEWVPPHGTDWLWLGLTGLFTQGAQLAMTKAYQAEKLSSVANLNYLGILYAVGLGLLFFNESFPVVSYLGMALVLVGVVLNTWYTGRQAKAAALAPTEEVVA; from the coding sequence ATGCCCCTGACCCAAGGAGCCCGCTACATGCTGCTGTCCACGGCGCTTTTCGCCCTGATGAACGTGTGCGTGAAGCTGCTCAGCCACCTGCCGCCCCTGGAAATCATTCTGTTCCGCTCCATCCTGTCGGTGCTGCTGAGCTACGCCATGCTGCGGGCCCTGCGCATCCGGCCCTGGGGCTCCAACCACTTCTACCTCGTGGCCCGGGGCATCACGGGCGTGTTGTCACTGATTCTCTACTACTTCACGCTCCAGAAAATGCCTCTGGCCACGGCCGTCACCATTCAGTACCTGGCCCCGATTTTCACGGCTATTCTGGGGATTTTCATCGTGAAGGAAAGCGTGCGGCCCTGGCAGTGGGTATTCTTCCTGCTGTCGTTTCTGGGCGTGCTGGTGGTGGAGGGCGTCGATACCCGGGCCGACCCGCTGTACCTGGCGCTGGGCGTGGCCTCGGCGCTGTTTGCGGGCTTTTCCTACAACTCCATCCGCAAGCTCAAAGGCAAGGAAAACCCGCTGGTGGTCGTGTTCTACATGCCGCTGGTGGCGTTGCCTATTGCCGCCGGCTACTGCCTGCTGGAGTGGGTGCCGCCCCACGGCACCGACTGGCTCTGGCTCGGGCTCACCGGCCTGTTTACCCAGGGCGCCCAGCTGGCCATGACCAAAGCCTACCAGGCCGAGAAGCTCTCGAGCGTGGCCAACCTCAACTACCTGGGCATTCTGTACGCCGTAGGCTTAGGCCTGCTGTTCTTCAACGAATCTTTCCCGGTGGTGTCCTATCTGGGCATGGCGCTGGTGCTGGTGGGCGTGGTGCTGAACACCTGGTACACGGGCCGGCAAGCCAAGGCCGCGGCCCTGGCGCCGACCGAAGAGGTGGTGGCCTGA
- a CDS encoding DUF5686 and carboxypeptidase regulatory-like domain-containing protein, giving the protein MRRYLLFLSFVLTAAAAQAGIVRGLITDPKGEALAFANVAVRGSATSTASNDQGRYQLRLEAGRYEIVFQYVGFKPRLETLTVAGGDTAVTLNVTLTPENYNLGEVLIRASDRDPAYAIVQHAIDWRKYHRAEVAAFTARMYIKSIIRLTDVPNKILGLMKVGPDLKPGVVYLSESLSDMTFRQPNKIQERMISSRVSGSSKGFSFNRASKNFNFYDNLLQSGFSERGFVSPVAQNAMQFYRYELVGTSQQNGVTINKIRVTPRHRIDPAFTGFIYIAEDGTWRLHSLDLSLDSNAGIEYVDKLRVEILYAPAPGHPQAWIIQSQKVSLSAGGLGFKGNGSINAVLSNYRVTPTYPNPPAIAATPPPAAEPAHRETVAEAKQQRPQLRGLTRTIRRDARAKAQEEIPLPEGGIAFEPMAKGQVMLIEKGANERGMAYWDSIRPIPLSEEEVKDYRVKDSVEVIQKSKPYQDSMDRIRNKPDFTSLLLGGYTYSNTFRRRYISVESPTDKMVYNTVEGVVINLNATLTQTYEDRRAYSLEPALRYGFSSRQFSPSLRGSYTFRPESFSRVGFAVGRTILDFDPYNNLPHVPFNSPLINTTYTLLSNRNYYKYYQHDGAELNYRMEVVNGLSMSVAAAYADRRELYNTTIELLRDVLGRAFTPNQPVAAELPQGTGFGRSQALTFDLSLNWQPGQKYVTRPDGKFNLYSSRYPRLSLGLRQGVRGVLGSDVRFTRLELGVRKEIGFGLFGETRFSATAGSYLGTPELTFIDFRHFAGNRTALAISFEQQFQLLDYYRYSTADRYLIGHFSHHFNGFFFNKVPLLRRLKWQEVATLNYLYTPAAGHYAELGVGVEHILKAVRVDFFTGLQSARRLDSGIRIGIGI; this is encoded by the coding sequence ATGCGCCGTTATTTACTGTTTCTAAGTTTCGTTTTGACCGCCGCCGCCGCCCAGGCCGGTATCGTGCGGGGCCTGATAACCGACCCCAAGGGCGAGGCGCTGGCTTTCGCCAACGTGGCCGTGCGGGGTTCGGCCACCAGTACCGCCTCCAACGACCAGGGCCGCTACCAGCTGCGCCTGGAGGCCGGCCGCTACGAAATCGTGTTTCAGTACGTGGGCTTCAAGCCCCGGCTAGAAACCCTGACGGTAGCCGGCGGCGACACGGCCGTGACCCTGAACGTGACGCTCACGCCCGAAAACTACAACCTGGGCGAGGTGCTCATCCGGGCCAGCGACCGGGACCCGGCCTACGCCATCGTGCAGCACGCCATCGACTGGCGCAAGTACCACCGGGCCGAGGTGGCGGCTTTCACGGCCCGCATGTACATCAAGTCCATCATCCGGCTGACCGACGTGCCCAACAAGATTCTGGGGTTGATGAAAGTGGGCCCCGACCTGAAGCCCGGCGTGGTGTATCTGTCGGAGTCGTTGTCGGATATGACGTTTCGCCAGCCCAACAAGATTCAGGAGCGCATGATTTCGTCGCGGGTGAGCGGCAGCAGCAAGGGCTTCAGCTTCAACCGGGCCTCCAAGAACTTCAACTTCTACGACAACCTGCTGCAGTCGGGCTTTTCGGAGCGGGGCTTCGTGTCGCCGGTGGCCCAGAACGCCATGCAGTTTTACCGCTACGAGCTGGTGGGCACCTCCCAGCAGAACGGCGTGACCATCAACAAAATCCGGGTGACGCCCCGCCACCGCATCGACCCGGCGTTTACGGGCTTCATCTACATTGCCGAGGACGGCACCTGGCGCCTGCACAGCCTCGACCTGAGCCTGGACTCCAACGCGGGCATCGAGTACGTGGATAAGCTGCGGGTGGAAATCCTCTACGCCCCAGCCCCCGGCCACCCCCAGGCTTGGATTATTCAGTCGCAGAAAGTGAGCCTGAGTGCCGGCGGCCTGGGCTTCAAGGGCAACGGCAGCATCAACGCGGTGCTGTCGAACTACCGCGTGACGCCGACTTACCCCAACCCGCCCGCCATAGCGGCCACGCCCCCACCCGCCGCCGAGCCGGCCCACCGCGAAACCGTGGCCGAAGCCAAGCAGCAGCGGCCCCAGCTGCGCGGCCTCACCCGCACCATCCGCCGCGACGCCCGCGCCAAGGCCCAGGAGGAAATTCCGCTGCCCGAGGGCGGCATTGCTTTCGAGCCGATGGCCAAAGGCCAGGTCATGCTGATTGAAAAGGGCGCCAACGAGCGGGGCATGGCCTACTGGGACTCCATCCGCCCCATCCCGCTCAGCGAGGAAGAGGTGAAGGATTATCGGGTGAAGGACAGCGTGGAAGTCATTCAGAAGTCGAAGCCCTACCAGGATTCGATGGACCGGATCCGCAACAAGCCCGACTTTACCAGCCTGCTGCTGGGGGGCTACACCTACAGCAACACTTTCCGCCGCCGCTATATCTCCGTCGAGTCGCCGACCGACAAGATGGTGTATAACACGGTGGAAGGCGTGGTTATCAACCTCAACGCCACCCTGACCCAAACCTACGAGGACCGGCGCGCCTACTCCCTGGAGCCGGCGCTGCGCTACGGCTTTTCGAGCCGGCAGTTCAGCCCCAGCCTGCGGGGCAGCTACACGTTCCGGCCCGAGTCGTTCAGCCGCGTCGGGTTTGCCGTGGGCCGCACCATCCTCGACTTCGACCCCTACAACAACCTGCCGCACGTTCCCTTCAACTCGCCCCTCATCAACACCACCTACACCCTGCTCTCCAACCGCAACTACTACAAATATTACCAGCACGACGGGGCCGAGCTGAACTACCGCATGGAGGTCGTCAATGGGCTGTCGATGAGCGTGGCGGCGGCCTACGCCGACCGGCGCGAGCTGTACAACACCACCATTGAGCTGCTGCGCGACGTGCTGGGCCGGGCCTTTACGCCCAACCAGCCGGTAGCCGCCGAGCTGCCCCAGGGCACCGGCTTCGGCCGCAGCCAGGCCCTGACCTTCGACCTGAGCCTGAACTGGCAGCCGGGCCAGAAGTACGTTACCCGCCCCGACGGCAAGTTCAACCTCTATAGCTCCCGCTACCCGCGCCTATCGTTGGGCCTGCGCCAGGGGGTGCGCGGCGTGTTGGGCTCCGACGTGCGCTTCACGCGCCTGGAGCTGGGCGTGCGCAAGGAAATCGGCTTCGGGCTTTTTGGCGAAACCCGCTTCAGCGCCACGGCCGGCTCCTACCTGGGCACGCCCGAGCTGACGTTCATCGACTTCCGCCACTTCGCCGGCAACCGCACCGCCCTCGCCATCAGCTTCGAGCAGCAGTTTCAGCTGCTCGACTACTACCGCTACAGCACCGCCGACCGGTACCTGATTGGCCATTTCAGCCACCACTTCAACGGGTTCTTCTTCAATAAAGTCCCGCTGCTGCGCCGGCTCAAGTGGCAGGAAGTAGCCACCCTGAACTACCTCTACACGCCCGCCGCCGGCCACTACGCCGAGCTGGGCGTGGGGGTAGAGCACATTCTCAAGGCCGTGCGCGTCGACTTCTTCACGGGGCTGCAGTCGGCGCGCCGCCTGGATTCGGGCATCCGCATCGGTATCGGCATCTAA
- a CDS encoding DUF4834 family protein — MIIKFLLIFLVLSFAVRFILPVLLRFFVGRFVQKQARRYGQQFGGGSPFEAAFGTPPPQPRNPAPGSGNVQVDFVPPKPQKGKNQEFRGGEYVDFEEVK; from the coding sequence ATGATCATCAAGTTTCTGCTTATTTTCCTTGTTCTCTCCTTTGCCGTGCGCTTTATCCTGCCGGTGCTGCTACGCTTTTTCGTGGGCCGGTTCGTGCAGAAGCAGGCCCGGCGCTACGGCCAGCAGTTTGGCGGCGGCTCGCCGTTCGAGGCGGCGTTTGGCACCCCGCCGCCCCAGCCCCGCAACCCGGCCCCCGGCAGCGGCAACGTGCAGGTCGATTTTGTGCCGCCCAAGCCGCAGAAAGGCAAGAACCAGGAGTTCCGGGGCGGTGAGTACGTCGACTTCGAGGAAGTGAAATAA
- a CDS encoding FkbM family methyltransferase — protein MKELRKLLVRALGFERYIRLVSRVYLRLVGAGWGKEKYPELFFLEQIIKPGFVCLDIGANLGYYSVALSRLSGPQGRVLAVEPIPLFQEIWRDNVRLSGHDNVTLLPYALGGENMTVRMGTPERNGLLHHGMTKVAASNTAETYARTYEVPMRVPDELLADLPRLDFVKCDVEGFESEVFRNMQATLRRFRPLIQTELNGLENRQTVVRILAGLGYKPFVLSERLELVPCSDEQLRSPVTADFYFQPTATA, from the coding sequence ATGAAAGAACTCCGTAAACTTCTGGTTCGGGCCCTGGGCTTCGAGCGGTACATCCGCCTGGTGAGCCGCGTGTATCTGCGGCTGGTAGGCGCGGGCTGGGGCAAGGAGAAGTACCCGGAGCTGTTTTTCCTGGAGCAGATTATCAAGCCCGGCTTCGTGTGCCTGGATATTGGCGCCAACCTGGGCTATTACTCCGTGGCATTGTCGCGGCTGAGCGGGCCCCAGGGCCGGGTGCTGGCCGTCGAGCCGATTCCGCTGTTTCAGGAAATCTGGCGCGACAACGTGCGCCTGAGCGGCCACGACAACGTGACGCTGCTGCCCTACGCCCTGGGCGGCGAAAACATGACCGTGCGCATGGGCACGCCCGAGCGCAACGGCCTGCTTCACCACGGCATGACCAAAGTAGCGGCCAGCAATACGGCCGAAACCTACGCCCGCACCTACGAAGTGCCCATGCGCGTACCAGATGAGCTGCTGGCCGACCTGCCCCGCCTCGACTTCGTGAAGTGCGACGTGGAGGGCTTTGAGTCGGAGGTGTTTCGCAACATGCAGGCCACGCTGCGCCGCTTCCGTCCCCTGATTCAAACCGAGCTCAACGGCCTGGAAAACCGCCAGACGGTGGTCCGCATCCTGGCCGGGCTGGGCTATAAACCATTTGTGCTGTCCGAGCGTTTGGAGCTTGTGCCCTGCTCCGACGAGCAGCTGCGCAGCCCCGTGACAGCCGACTTTTACTTTCAACCCACCGCTACTGCCTAA
- a CDS encoding phosphatase PAP2 family protein, with protein sequence MQFLFVRLLFAILLVVESFSIGCAQTPLAAFTDTLHKYETPPGHQLSKAWYQRNLVRASAVPLVLIGCGVAALHSHTSVSNEAMRAEVRENLPGFRTHIDDYLQYAPYLELGAATLLGIDSRNDRTNTLLVIAKAQLLMCAAVTTVKYSTRVWRPDGSAQNSFPSGHTAQAFLAASIVHAELRHRSQWYGIGAYTVAASVGALRMLNNKHWESDVLAGAGFGILSAHVAYLSHRNRWGRKPSRNDNLYLAPTWQPGGGAGLSMSWQPR encoded by the coding sequence ATGCAGTTTCTGTTTGTTCGCCTCCTCTTCGCTATTCTGTTAGTTGTAGAGTCGTTTTCTATTGGCTGCGCCCAGACTCCCCTGGCGGCCTTCACCGATACCCTGCACAAATACGAAACGCCGCCAGGGCATCAGCTTTCCAAAGCCTGGTACCAGCGCAATCTGGTGAGGGCCAGTGCCGTGCCCCTGGTACTGATTGGCTGCGGGGTGGCGGCGCTGCACAGCCATACATCCGTCAGCAACGAGGCTATGCGGGCGGAAGTGCGGGAAAACCTACCCGGTTTTCGCACCCACATTGACGATTACCTGCAATACGCGCCCTACCTGGAGCTGGGGGCCGCTACCTTGCTGGGCATCGACTCGCGTAATGACCGCACGAACACCCTGCTCGTCATTGCCAAAGCGCAGCTGTTGATGTGCGCCGCCGTGACGACGGTGAAGTACAGCACCCGGGTGTGGCGCCCCGACGGCTCGGCCCAGAATTCGTTTCCCTCGGGCCACACGGCCCAGGCCTTCCTGGCCGCCAGCATCGTGCATGCCGAACTGCGCCACCGCAGCCAGTGGTATGGCATCGGGGCCTACACCGTGGCGGCCAGCGTGGGGGCGCTCCGGATGCTGAATAACAAGCACTGGGAATCGGACGTGCTGGCTGGGGCGGGCTTCGGCATTTTGTCGGCTCACGTGGCTTACCTGAGCCACCGCAACCGCTGGGGGCGTAAGCCCAGCCGAAACGACAATCTGTACCTGGCACCTACCTGGCAGCCCGGGGGCGGGGCGGGGCTGAGCATGAGCTGGCAGCCCCGGTAA
- a CDS encoding SDR family NAD(P)-dependent oxidoreductase produces the protein MEKRFQDKVCFVTGATSGIGRAAALQLAREGGKVAVLGRNAEEGREVVSQIKAEQGEAIFIRTDVGKDAQLRRAVERTLATWQRIDVLINDAAMMTFDPILKLDPKQWDTLMTVNVRAFFRLCQLCLPHMQGGSIVVISSVHAHQTTPNVVPYAASKGAIEAFVRGLSLEIPHTQARINAIAPGAVDTPMLWSNPNVKSGKEKITGQVGTPEELASAICFLASSEANFINGSTLAVDGGRLAAL, from the coding sequence ATGGAAAAGCGTTTTCAGGATAAAGTATGCTTCGTAACGGGGGCCACTTCCGGCATCGGCCGGGCTGCGGCCCTGCAGCTGGCGCGCGAAGGCGGCAAAGTAGCCGTGCTGGGGCGCAATGCCGAAGAAGGCCGCGAGGTCGTCAGCCAGATCAAGGCCGAGCAGGGCGAGGCCATCTTTATCCGCACCGACGTGGGCAAGGACGCCCAGCTGCGCCGAGCCGTCGAGCGGACCCTGGCCACTTGGCAGCGCATCGACGTGCTGATCAACGACGCGGCCATGATGACCTTCGACCCCATTCTCAAGCTCGACCCCAAGCAGTGGGATACGCTGATGACGGTGAACGTGCGCGCCTTTTTCCGGCTGTGCCAGCTGTGTCTGCCGCACATGCAGGGCGGCAGCATCGTGGTCATCAGCTCGGTGCACGCCCACCAGACCACGCCCAACGTGGTGCCCTACGCGGCCAGCAAAGGCGCCATCGAAGCCTTCGTGCGCGGCCTGAGCCTGGAAATTCCGCATACCCAGGCCCGCATCAACGCCATTGCCCCCGGCGCCGTCGATACGCCCATGCTCTGGAGCAACCCCAACGTGAAAAGCGGCAAGGAGAAAATCACCGGCCAGGTCGGGACGCCCGAGGAGCTGGCCTCCGCCATCTGCTTTCTGGCCTCTTCGGAAGCCAACTTCATCAACGGCTCCACCCTAGCCGTCGACGGCGGCCGCCTGGCAGCGCTTTAA
- a CDS encoding C40 family peptidase, whose translation MKNSILYCLAAASLALSFFFEYAPDSPNTAGRTYSAATASLLPDFSGDNGDDTHPATTRDSLAYGYYSQTLGLKLDYNEDQNLLRTVTDWIGTPYRYGSNSKKGTDCSGFVTRVFKEVYGITLQRSSRSMFEKVKRVGKDEMQSGDLVFFRRGPGQPIYHVGIYLQDGKFAHSATNGGVMISSLNQPYYHRNFYAAGRVETN comes from the coding sequence ATGAAAAACAGTATCCTGTATTGCCTCGCCGCTGCCTCGCTGGCCCTGTCTTTTTTCTTCGAATACGCTCCCGATTCCCCCAACACCGCCGGCCGGACCTATTCCGCCGCCACGGCCTCCCTCCTGCCCGACTTCTCGGGCGACAATGGCGACGACACGCATCCCGCCACCACCCGCGACTCGCTCGCCTACGGCTACTACTCCCAGACCCTGGGCCTGAAGCTGGACTACAACGAAGACCAGAACCTGCTCCGTACCGTCACCGACTGGATCGGCACTCCCTACCGCTACGGCAGCAACTCCAAGAAAGGCACCGACTGCTCGGGTTTCGTGACCCGGGTATTTAAAGAAGTATACGGCATCACGCTGCAGCGCAGCTCCCGCTCGATGTTCGAGAAGGTGAAGCGCGTGGGCAAAGACGAGATGCAGAGCGGCGACCTGGTATTCTTCCGCCGTGGCCCCGGTCAGCCCATCTACCACGTGGGTATCTACCTGCAGGATGGCAAGTTTGCCCACTCGGCCACCAACGGCGGCGTGATGATCAGCTCGCTGAACCAGCCCTATTATCACCGCAACTTTTACGCCGCCGGCCGCGTAGAAACCAACTAA
- a CDS encoding acyl carrier protein: MRSSTTSAPKSIQQQVLRIISKRKAIKPTRLRVSSELSRELGFDTVDVVDIILEIERNFHITIPDEVPLSTVGDFVTYVATHTPSHHWAA, translated from the coding sequence ATGCGTTCTTCAACGACTTCCGCCCCCAAATCCATTCAGCAGCAGGTACTGCGTATCATCAGCAAGCGTAAAGCTATTAAACCAACTCGTTTGCGCGTGAGCAGTGAACTGAGCCGGGAACTGGGTTTCGACACCGTCGACGTGGTGGATATCATCCTCGAAATCGAGCGTAACTTCCACATCACCATTCCCGACGAAGTGCCCCTGAGCACCGTCGGCGACTTCGTGACCTACGTAGCTACGCACACGCCTTCCCACCACTGGGCGGCGTAA